In Thunnus thynnus chromosome 4, fThuThy2.1, whole genome shotgun sequence, a genomic segment contains:
- the LOC137181158 gene encoding immunoglobulin-like and fibronectin type III domain-containing protein 1 isoform X11: MWKRSKVTDQSAAGQTALRRNHPETSASSDSMGDLEVDGSEGVHPDDKGIKIKSKVPGVMITQFMEELPEGKTTPDFTRKPIALTIQEGKFAIFKAKIVGNPTPTVTWSRANGEIKFDGHTCLQKFDNASHEHTLEFPKVTPEDADTYKCYASNEYGRAVCTVVLNVIAVGFSKAKELQKVEVEDVAEMRGRLKKRNPDGTREQKPMLLEEKIWEILLSADKKDYERICAEYGITDFRGMLKKLNDMKREREEEIAAFVSHLSTLKHIEVKDNDCATFELDMDLKDPSSKIFLYKDGVMVPFAKEETDGVKHCLKQIGKKFVFTIKKLGKDDAGLYSVDVEGVNVFSTEFKVPDVDFAVKIREVKAQEREDALFQCVLTSPMNEIKWFGKNAPLLKNEKHEFIVSDDKLIHKLIVKDCMPLDAGIYAAVAGIKSCNAWLVVEANKDPAHKGKKATRKTTVAGGGDDEDLLRIAKEQQEKYLKEMEEKMALAKKAQAEKDAADALAWDEAEAATKAAAEAKAAAAAAAAVAKVERAVASKDAASKDVAARKTKKGADGAGHAGGAGHAAGAGHAGGAGHAAGAGHAGAGGAGHAGAEGAGHAGGAGHAGAGGAGHAGAGGAGGAGGAGVAGGDVTAGAGKGTGAGAGAGAGSGAGAGAGAGAGAGAGAGAGAGADAGAGAGARTGAGAGAGAGAGAGSGAGAGAGSGAGAGAGAGAGGEGGGAAGAGTKSGAGVGAGGGAELGDDSEGEGEEGKRAKRVRDGPLVPDTVTDPGVHFHAGLSDCKAIVGQPAELECKLSSEDCEGIWYKDGQEIKSSESITISKEGSFHRLKIQKVTEEDAGKYKFEADGRKTESLIVVEDPPRFDAADLDAFKTPITVKKGQKATFKLPYAGREPIKVQWFLEGEELSDETNIKIENSEGYSRLLLSKLQRKDSGEVKIKLKNEFGITEAFSELIVLDKPTPPMGPLEIVEASSSAVEFKWRLPKDSGGCKIKNYILERNQVGRNTWKKLGPIGPEAKYRDVDVDHGRRYCYRIRVETEMGISEQMETEDIQAGTKAYPGPPSAPKIVSAFKDCINLSWAPPADTGGTNIHGYHLEKRKKGSNLWSQVNQPNEFIKGKGFAVKDVVEGIEYEFRVSAINNSGAGEFSTPSEFVYARDPKKPPGKVIDFKVTDSTYTTLSLSWTKPKDIKGVEDEAKGYFVEIRPAENTEWDRCNTLAITMTFYTVKGMKSLAMYWVRVIAVNDGGEGEPQELENYILAMPPPVRPRFTDTKKIKSFMVVRAGNSARFNINFEASPWPEVTWLKDGVPVSKKVTISNAEGASQLLIASSERSDTGIYTIIVKNIVGQETFSIEIRVTDEPKPPGPVEIDENVPGTVTISWTPSPDEKRDDRLHYMVTKRDSSKRSWHPIADRIFNNKFTACNIMPDREYQFRVYAKNDMGSSNPVESPKWLITSKKEKFHVNMPESKVCDLQCAPKFLVPLKMHAAPQGYECYMSCAIKGDPTPHVTWLRNNISLNTNTNYYISNTCGVCSLLILRVGPKDVGEYKVVAENPVGRAECSTKLAVRE, from the exons TTTCCAAAGGTGACTCCAGAGGATGCTGACACCTACAAGTGTTATGCATCAAATGAATATGGAAGGGCTGTTTGCACTGTTGTCTTGAATGTTATTGCAG ttggATTCTCTAAAGCCAAGGAACTTCAAAAGGTAGAAGTAGAAG ATGTAGCGGAGATGAGAGGCAGACTTAAAAAACG TAATCCTGATGGAACACGTGAACAAAAGCCAATGTTGCTAGAGGAAAAGATCTGGGAAATTCTTCTTAGCGCAGACAAGAAAGACTACGAGCGCATCTGTGCTGAGTATGGTATCACCGACTTCCGCGGCATGCTGAAGAAACTTAATGatatgaagagagagagagaggaggagattgCGGCG TTTGTATCACACCTCAGTACACTGAAACATATTGAGGTCAAGGACAATGACTGTGCAACATTTGAGCTGGACATGGACCTCAAGGATCCTTCCAGCAAAATCTTCCTGTACAAG GATGGTGTCATGGTTCCATTCGCAAAAGAAGAAACCGATGGGGTAAAGCACTGTCTGAAACAAATTGGCAAGAAATTTGTATTCACAATTAAAAAACTAGGCAAAGATGATGCTGGACTCTACTCAGTGGACGTTGAGGGCGTCAATGTATTTTCCACAGAATTTAAAG TACCTGACGTTGACTTTGCTGTCAAAATACGAGAGGTTAAGGCACAAGAGCGAGAGGACGCCCTCTTTCAGTGTGTCCTTACGTCACCTATGAATGAGATCAAGTGGTTTGGCAAAAACGCTCCTTTgttaaagaatgaaaaacatgaattcaTTGTATCTGACGATAAACTTATCCACAAGTTGATTGTGAAGGATTGTATGCCATTGGATGCCGGTATCTACGCTGCTGTGGCAGGAATCAAATCTTGTAATGCCTGGCTTGTAGTTGAAG cTAACAAAGATCCTGCTCACAAAGGAAAGAAGGCAACTCGCAAAACTACAGTGGCTGGAggtggtgatgatgaagatctTTTGAGAATAGCTAAAGAACAGCAGGAAAAGTATTTgaaagaaatggaggaaaaaatggCACTTGCCAAGAAGGCTCAGGCAGAGAAGGATGCTGCAGATGCACTTGCCTGGGACGAGGCAGAAGCAGCTACAAAGGCAGCTGCTGAAGCCAAAGCTgcggctgcagctgcagctgcagttgCCAAGGTGGAGAGAGCAGTAGCTAGCAAGGATGCAGCTAGCAAGGACGTAGCTGCAAGGAAAACCAAGAAAGGAGCAGATGGTGCTGGACATGCTGGAGGTGCTGGACATGCTGCAGGTGCTGGACATGCTGGAGGTGCTGGACATGCTGCAGGCGCTGGACATGCTGGAGCTGGAGGTGCTGGACATGCTGGAGCTGAAGGTGCTGGACATGCTGGAGGTGCTGGACATGCCGGAGCTGGAGGTGCTGGACATGCTGGAGCTGGAGGtgctggtggtgctggaggTGCTGGAGTTGCTGGAGGTGATGTAACTGCAGGTGCTGGTAAAGGCACTGGggctggtgctggtgctggtgctggttCTGGagctggtgctggtgctggtgctggtgcaggtgctggtgctggtgctggtgctggtgctggtgcgGATGCgggtgctggtgctggtgctcgtactggtgctggtgctggtgctggtgctggtgctggtgctggttctggtgctggtgctggtgctggatctggtgctggtgctggtgctggcGCAg GTGCGGGTGGTGAAGGTGGAGGTGCAGCTGGAGCCGGCACTAAGAGCGGAGCTGGGGTTGGAGCTGGTGGAGGTGCTGAATTGGGAGATGACtctgagggagaaggagaagaagggaaACGTGCAAAGCGTGTGAGAGATGGTCCACTTGTTCCAGATACAGTGACAG ACCCAGGAGTTCACTTTCATGCGGGGCTTTCTGACTGCAAAGCCATTGTTGGACAACCAGCAGAGCTGGAGTGTAAACTGAGCAGTGAAGACTGTGAGGGAATCTGGTACAAAGATGGACAGGAG ATTAAATCATCTGAGAGTATAACCATTTCAAAAGAAGGAAGTTTCCACAGGCTGAAAATTCAGAAAGTCACAGAGGAAGACGCTGGAAAATACAAATTTGAAGCAGATGGACGGAAGACAGAGTCCTTGATTGTTGTTGAAG ATCCACCCAGATTTGATGCTGCAGACCTGGACGCATTTAAAACTCCTATAACCGTGAAGAAAGGACAGAAAGCTACCTTCAAATTACCTTATGCTGGACGGGAACCTATAAAAGTTCAGTGGTTCCTTGAAGGTGAAGAGCTATCGGATGAAACAAATATCAAGATAGAGAACTCAGAGGGTTACAGCCGTCTCCTTCTAAGCAAGCTGCAGCGCAAGGACAGTGGTGAAGTCAAGATAAAACTCAAAAATGAGTTTGGCATCACTGAAGCCTTCAGCGAGCTTATTGTACTTG ATAAACCCACTCCTCCAATGGGACCTCTGGAGATTGTTGAAGCTTCCTCCTCTGCAGTTGAATTCAAGTGGAGACTCCCAAAAGACAGTGGTGGCTGCAAGATCAAAAACTATATCCTTGAAAGAAATCAAGTTGGCCGTAACACCTGGAAGAAGTTGGGGCCAATTGGTCCAGAGGCCAAATACAGGGACGTGGATGTAGACCATGGCAGGAGATACTGCTATCGCATCAGAGTGGAGACTGAAATGGGCATCAGTGAGCAAATGGAAACGGAGGACATTCAAGCTGGAACAAAAG CCTACCCTGGACCTCCATCAGCACCAAAGATTGTCAGCGCCTTCAAGGACTGCATCAACCTCTCATGGGCTCCTCCTGCAGACACTGGAGGAACCAATATTCACGGATACCACCTTGAAAAACGGAAGAAGGGCAGCAATCTGTGGAGCCAAGTCAACCAACCAAATGAGTTTATCAAAG GTAAAGGATTTGCTGTTAAAGATGTGGTTGAAGGCATTGAGTATGAATTCCGCGTGTCAGCAATCAATAACTCTGGAGCGGGTGAATTCAGTACACCATCTGAGTTTGTGTATGCCAGAGACCCTAAAA AGCCTCCTGGTAAAGTCATAGACTTTAAAGTGACAGATTCCACCTACACAACCCTGTCCCTGTCTTGGACCAAACCCAAGGACATTAAGGGGGTTGAGGATGAAGCCAAGGGATATTTTGTGGAGATCAGGcctgcagaaaacacagaatGGGATCGCTGCAATACACTTGCAATAACTATGACTTTCTACACTGTGAAAGGCATGAAGTCCCTGGCCATGTACTGGGTGAGAGTCATTGCTGTCAAtgatggaggagagggagagccACAGGAGCTGGAAAATTACATCCTCGCTATGCCTCCTCCTG TGAGACCACGATTCACAGATACCAAAAAAATCAAGAGTTTCATGGTGGTGAGAGCAGGAAATTCTGCACGAttcaacattaattttgag GCCTCTCCTTGGCCAGAGGTCACCTGGTTGAAAGATGGGGTGCCAGTGTCTAAAAAGGTGACCATCAGCAATGCAGAGGGTGCATCCCAGCTTCTGATTGCTTCTTCTGAGCGCTCAGACACAGGAATCTATACTATTATTGTCAAGAACATTGTCGGCCAAGAAACATTCAGCATTGAAATTAGAGTCACAG ATGAGCCCAAGCCGCCAGGTCCTGTGGAGATTGATGAAAATGTGCCTGGCACAGTGACCATTTCCTGGACCCCATCTCCAGATGAGAAACGTGACGACAGGCTGCACTACATGGTGACTAAGCGCGATTCAAGCAAAAGATCATGGCACCCTATTGCAGATCGCATCTTCAACAATAAATTTACAGCCTGCAACATCATGCCAGACAGAGAATACCAGTTCCGTGTCTATGCAAAAAATGACATGGGCTCCTCCAATCCCGTTGAATCACCAAAGTGGCTGATTACTAGCAAAAAAG AAAAGTTCCATGTGAACATGCCAGAAAGTAAGGTCTGTGATCTACAGTGTGCTCCCAAGTTCCTTGTCCCATTGAAAATGCACGCTGCTCCTCAAGGCTATGAATGCTACATGAGCTGTGCTATAAAAGGAGATCCCACACCTCATGTGACATGGCTCCGCAACAATATCAGTCTGAATACCAACACTAACTATTACATCTCCAACACCTGTGGAGTCTGCTCTCTGCTCATATTGCGGGTTGGACCTAAAGATGTCGGGGAATACAAGGTTGTTGCAGAAAACCCAGTGGGGAGGGCAGAGTGCTCCACCAAATTGGCTGTCAGAG aataa
- the LOC137181158 gene encoding immunoglobulin-like and fibronectin type III domain-containing protein 1 isoform X1 produces MWKRSKVTDQSAAGQTALRRNHPETSASSDSMGDLEVDGSEGVHPDDKGIKIKSKVPGVMITQFMEELPEGKTTPDFTRKPIALTIQEGKFAIFKAKIVGNPTPTVTWSRANGEIKFDGHTCLQKFDNASHEHTLEFPKVTPEDADTYKCYASNEYGRAVCTVVLNVIAVGFSKAKELQKVEVEDVAEMRGRLKKRNPDGTREQKPMLLEEKIWEILLSADKKDYERICAEYGITDFRGMLKKLNDMKREREEEIAAFVSHLSTLKHIEVKDNDCATFELDMDLKDPSSKIFLYKDGVMVPFAKEETDGVKHCLKQIGKKFVFTIKKLGKDDAGLYSVDVEGVNVFSTEFKVPDVDFAVKIREVKAQEREDALFQCVLTSPMNEIKWFGKNAPLLKNEKHEFIVSDDKLIHKLIVKDCMPLDAGIYAAVAGIKSCNAWLVVEANKDPAHKGKKATRKTTVAGGGDDEDLLRIAKEQQEKYLKEMEEKMALAKKAQAEKDAADALAWDEAEAATKAAAEAKAAAAAAAAVAKVERAVASKDAASKDVAARKTKKGADGAGHAGGAGHAAGAGHAGGAGHAAGAGHAGAGGAGHAGAEGAGHAGGAGHAGAGGAGHAGAGGAGGAGGAGVAGGDVTAGAGKGTGAGAGAGAGSGAGAGAGAGAGAGAGAGAGAGADAGAGAGARTGAGAGAGAGAGAGSGAGAGAGSGAGAGAGAGAGGEGGGAAGAGTKSGAGVGAGGGAELGDDSEGEGEEGKRAKRVRDGPLVPDTVTGDKIDEDDETGDGEGEKSGKKGKRPKKKSVDGEEAVVGDKIDEDDETGDGEGEKSGKKGKRHKKKSVEGEEAVVGDKIDEDEETGNEEGEKSGKKGKRHKKKSVEGEEAVVGDKIDEDDETGDGEGEKSGKKGKRHKKKSVEGEEAVVGGKIDEDDETGNEGGEKSGKKGKRHKKKSVEGEEAVVEKNRKASGTRGENGSGPASSDESAENGEGADGKQPAAAGKRSGRARQGPLIVEKVRDPGVHFHAGLSDCKAIVGQPAELECKLSSEDCEGIWYKDGQEIKSSESITISKEGSFHRLKIQKVTEEDAGKYKFEADGRKTESLIVVEDPPRFDAADLDAFKTPITVKKGQKATFKLPYAGREPIKVQWFLEGEELSDETNIKIENSEGYSRLLLSKLQRKDSGEVKIKLKNEFGITEAFSELIVLDKPTPPMGPLEIVEASSSAVEFKWRLPKDSGGCKIKNYILERNQVGRNTWKKLGPIGPEAKYRDVDVDHGRRYCYRIRVETEMGISEQMETEDIQAGTKAYPGPPSAPKIVSAFKDCINLSWAPPADTGGTNIHGYHLEKRKKGSNLWSQVNQPNEFIKGKGFAVKDVVEGIEYEFRVSAINNSGAGEFSTPSEFVYARDPKKPPGKVIDFKVTDSTYTTLSLSWTKPKDIKGVEDEAKGYFVEIRPAENTEWDRCNTLAITMTFYTVKGMKSLAMYWVRVIAVNDGGEGEPQELENYILAMPPPVRPRFTDTKKIKSFMVVRAGNSARFNINFEASPWPEVTWLKDGVPVSKKVTISNAEGASQLLIASSERSDTGIYTIIVKNIVGQETFSIEIRVTDEPKPPGPVEIDENVPGTVTISWTPSPDEKRDDRLHYMVTKRDSSKRSWHPIADRIFNNKFTACNIMPDREYQFRVYAKNDMGSSNPVESPKWLITSKKEKFHVNMPESKVCDLQCAPKFLVPLKMHAAPQGYECYMSCAIKGDPTPHVTWLRNNISLNTNTNYYISNTCGVCSLLILRVGPKDVGEYKVVAENPVGRAECSTKLAVRE; encoded by the exons TTTCCAAAGGTGACTCCAGAGGATGCTGACACCTACAAGTGTTATGCATCAAATGAATATGGAAGGGCTGTTTGCACTGTTGTCTTGAATGTTATTGCAG ttggATTCTCTAAAGCCAAGGAACTTCAAAAGGTAGAAGTAGAAG ATGTAGCGGAGATGAGAGGCAGACTTAAAAAACG TAATCCTGATGGAACACGTGAACAAAAGCCAATGTTGCTAGAGGAAAAGATCTGGGAAATTCTTCTTAGCGCAGACAAGAAAGACTACGAGCGCATCTGTGCTGAGTATGGTATCACCGACTTCCGCGGCATGCTGAAGAAACTTAATGatatgaagagagagagagaggaggagattgCGGCG TTTGTATCACACCTCAGTACACTGAAACATATTGAGGTCAAGGACAATGACTGTGCAACATTTGAGCTGGACATGGACCTCAAGGATCCTTCCAGCAAAATCTTCCTGTACAAG GATGGTGTCATGGTTCCATTCGCAAAAGAAGAAACCGATGGGGTAAAGCACTGTCTGAAACAAATTGGCAAGAAATTTGTATTCACAATTAAAAAACTAGGCAAAGATGATGCTGGACTCTACTCAGTGGACGTTGAGGGCGTCAATGTATTTTCCACAGAATTTAAAG TACCTGACGTTGACTTTGCTGTCAAAATACGAGAGGTTAAGGCACAAGAGCGAGAGGACGCCCTCTTTCAGTGTGTCCTTACGTCACCTATGAATGAGATCAAGTGGTTTGGCAAAAACGCTCCTTTgttaaagaatgaaaaacatgaattcaTTGTATCTGACGATAAACTTATCCACAAGTTGATTGTGAAGGATTGTATGCCATTGGATGCCGGTATCTACGCTGCTGTGGCAGGAATCAAATCTTGTAATGCCTGGCTTGTAGTTGAAG cTAACAAAGATCCTGCTCACAAAGGAAAGAAGGCAACTCGCAAAACTACAGTGGCTGGAggtggtgatgatgaagatctTTTGAGAATAGCTAAAGAACAGCAGGAAAAGTATTTgaaagaaatggaggaaaaaatggCACTTGCCAAGAAGGCTCAGGCAGAGAAGGATGCTGCAGATGCACTTGCCTGGGACGAGGCAGAAGCAGCTACAAAGGCAGCTGCTGAAGCCAAAGCTgcggctgcagctgcagctgcagttgCCAAGGTGGAGAGAGCAGTAGCTAGCAAGGATGCAGCTAGCAAGGACGTAGCTGCAAGGAAAACCAAGAAAGGAGCAGATGGTGCTGGACATGCTGGAGGTGCTGGACATGCTGCAGGTGCTGGACATGCTGGAGGTGCTGGACATGCTGCAGGCGCTGGACATGCTGGAGCTGGAGGTGCTGGACATGCTGGAGCTGAAGGTGCTGGACATGCTGGAGGTGCTGGACATGCCGGAGCTGGAGGTGCTGGACATGCTGGAGCTGGAGGtgctggtggtgctggaggTGCTGGAGTTGCTGGAGGTGATGTAACTGCAGGTGCTGGTAAAGGCACTGGggctggtgctggtgctggtgctggttCTGGagctggtgctggtgctggtgctggtgcaggtgctggtgctggtgctggtgctggtgctggtgcgGATGCgggtgctggtgctggtgctcgtactggtgctggtgctggtgctggtgctggtgctggtgctggttctggtgctggtgctggtgctggatctggtgctggtgctggtgctggcGCAg GTGCGGGTGGTGAAGGTGGAGGTGCAGCTGGAGCCGGCACTAAGAGCGGAGCTGGGGTTGGAGCTGGTGGAGGTGCTGAATTGGGAGATGACtctgagggagaaggagaagaagggaaACGTGCAAAGCGTGTGAGAGATGGTCCACTTGTTCCAGATACAGTGACAG GAGATAAAattgatgaggatgatgaaacTGGAGATGGAGAAGGTGAAAAATctgggaaaaaaggaaaacgtCCCAAAAAGAAAAGTGTGGACGGTGAAGAAGCTGTTGTTG GAGATAAAattgatgaggatgatgaaacTGGAGATGGAGAAGGTGAAAAATctgggaaaaaaggaaaacgccacaaaaagaaaagtgtgGAGGGTGAAGAAGCTGTTGTTG gAGATAAAAttgatgaggatgaggaaaCTGGAAATGAAGAAGGTGAAAAATctgggaaaaaaggaaaacgccacaaaaagaaaagtgtgGAGGGTGAAGAAGCTGTTGTTG gAGATAAAattgatgaggatgatgaaacAGGAGATGGAGAAGGTGAAAAATctgggaaaaaaggaaaacgtcacaaaaagaaaagtgtgGAGGGTGAAGAAGCTGTTGTTG gAGGTAAAattgatgaggatgatgaaacTGGAAATGAAGGAGGTGAAAAATctgggaaaaaaggaaaacgccacaaaaagaaaagtgtgGAGGGTGAAGAAGCTGTTGTTG aaaaaaacagaaaagccaGTGGTACCAGGGGTGAAAATGGCAGCGGGCCAGCAAGCAGTGATGAATCTGCTGAAAATGGTGAGGGTGCAGACGGCAAACAGCCTGCAGCAGCTGGCAAGCGTTCAGGCCGTGCAAGGCAAGGCCCATTGATCGTGGAGAAAGTTAGGG ACCCAGGAGTTCACTTTCATGCGGGGCTTTCTGACTGCAAAGCCATTGTTGGACAACCAGCAGAGCTGGAGTGTAAACTGAGCAGTGAAGACTGTGAGGGAATCTGGTACAAAGATGGACAGGAG ATTAAATCATCTGAGAGTATAACCATTTCAAAAGAAGGAAGTTTCCACAGGCTGAAAATTCAGAAAGTCACAGAGGAAGACGCTGGAAAATACAAATTTGAAGCAGATGGACGGAAGACAGAGTCCTTGATTGTTGTTGAAG ATCCACCCAGATTTGATGCTGCAGACCTGGACGCATTTAAAACTCCTATAACCGTGAAGAAAGGACAGAAAGCTACCTTCAAATTACCTTATGCTGGACGGGAACCTATAAAAGTTCAGTGGTTCCTTGAAGGTGAAGAGCTATCGGATGAAACAAATATCAAGATAGAGAACTCAGAGGGTTACAGCCGTCTCCTTCTAAGCAAGCTGCAGCGCAAGGACAGTGGTGAAGTCAAGATAAAACTCAAAAATGAGTTTGGCATCACTGAAGCCTTCAGCGAGCTTATTGTACTTG ATAAACCCACTCCTCCAATGGGACCTCTGGAGATTGTTGAAGCTTCCTCCTCTGCAGTTGAATTCAAGTGGAGACTCCCAAAAGACAGTGGTGGCTGCAAGATCAAAAACTATATCCTTGAAAGAAATCAAGTTGGCCGTAACACCTGGAAGAAGTTGGGGCCAATTGGTCCAGAGGCCAAATACAGGGACGTGGATGTAGACCATGGCAGGAGATACTGCTATCGCATCAGAGTGGAGACTGAAATGGGCATCAGTGAGCAAATGGAAACGGAGGACATTCAAGCTGGAACAAAAG CCTACCCTGGACCTCCATCAGCACCAAAGATTGTCAGCGCCTTCAAGGACTGCATCAACCTCTCATGGGCTCCTCCTGCAGACACTGGAGGAACCAATATTCACGGATACCACCTTGAAAAACGGAAGAAGGGCAGCAATCTGTGGAGCCAAGTCAACCAACCAAATGAGTTTATCAAAG GTAAAGGATTTGCTGTTAAAGATGTGGTTGAAGGCATTGAGTATGAATTCCGCGTGTCAGCAATCAATAACTCTGGAGCGGGTGAATTCAGTACACCATCTGAGTTTGTGTATGCCAGAGACCCTAAAA AGCCTCCTGGTAAAGTCATAGACTTTAAAGTGACAGATTCCACCTACACAACCCTGTCCCTGTCTTGGACCAAACCCAAGGACATTAAGGGGGTTGAGGATGAAGCCAAGGGATATTTTGTGGAGATCAGGcctgcagaaaacacagaatGGGATCGCTGCAATACACTTGCAATAACTATGACTTTCTACACTGTGAAAGGCATGAAGTCCCTGGCCATGTACTGGGTGAGAGTCATTGCTGTCAAtgatggaggagagggagagccACAGGAGCTGGAAAATTACATCCTCGCTATGCCTCCTCCTG TGAGACCACGATTCACAGATACCAAAAAAATCAAGAGTTTCATGGTGGTGAGAGCAGGAAATTCTGCACGAttcaacattaattttgag GCCTCTCCTTGGCCAGAGGTCACCTGGTTGAAAGATGGGGTGCCAGTGTCTAAAAAGGTGACCATCAGCAATGCAGAGGGTGCATCCCAGCTTCTGATTGCTTCTTCTGAGCGCTCAGACACAGGAATCTATACTATTATTGTCAAGAACATTGTCGGCCAAGAAACATTCAGCATTGAAATTAGAGTCACAG ATGAGCCCAAGCCGCCAGGTCCTGTGGAGATTGATGAAAATGTGCCTGGCACAGTGACCATTTCCTGGACCCCATCTCCAGATGAGAAACGTGACGACAGGCTGCACTACATGGTGACTAAGCGCGATTCAAGCAAAAGATCATGGCACCCTATTGCAGATCGCATCTTCAACAATAAATTTACAGCCTGCAACATCATGCCAGACAGAGAATACCAGTTCCGTGTCTATGCAAAAAATGACATGGGCTCCTCCAATCCCGTTGAATCACCAAAGTGGCTGATTACTAGCAAAAAAG AAAAGTTCCATGTGAACATGCCAGAAAGTAAGGTCTGTGATCTACAGTGTGCTCCCAAGTTCCTTGTCCCATTGAAAATGCACGCTGCTCCTCAAGGCTATGAATGCTACATGAGCTGTGCTATAAAAGGAGATCCCACACCTCATGTGACATGGCTCCGCAACAATATCAGTCTGAATACCAACACTAACTATTACATCTCCAACACCTGTGGAGTCTGCTCTCTGCTCATATTGCGGGTTGGACCTAAAGATGTCGGGGAATACAAGGTTGTTGCAGAAAACCCAGTGGGGAGGGCAGAGTGCTCCACCAAATTGGCTGTCAGAG aataa